From one Lasioglossum baleicum chromosome 11, iyLasBale1, whole genome shotgun sequence genomic stretch:
- the LOC143213327 gene encoding rRNA N(6)-adenosine-methyltransferase METTL5 produces the protein MASIQLRELEEYLQQLDGFEKPKILLEQYCTSAHIASRMLYTAQTQFDDIESRAVADLGCGCGVLSLGAQMLGAGHVVGFEVDTDALQIHSRNCSDLELFVEVVQCDVLQYLPGKYEKYFDTVVMNPPFGTKHNAGMDMKFLEVATKLASNAVYSLHKTSTRNYVLQKAAQFDAKGKVIAELRYDLPKAYKFHKKVTVDVQVDFIRFELNR, from the exons ATGGCTAGCATACAGCTTCGAGAGTTAGAAGAATATTTGCAACAGCTGGACGGGTTCGAGAAACCAAAAATATTGCTCGAACAATATTGTACAAGCGCGCATATCGCGTCCCGCATGTTGTACACCGCACAGACCCAATTCGATGACATAGAAAGTCGTGCAGTGGCTGATTTAGGATGCGGATGCGGCGTTTTGTCCCTAGGAGCACAGATGTTAGGGGCAGGCCACGTTGTCGGCTTCGAAGTAGATACTGACGCACTTCAGATTCATTCTAGAAATTGTAGCGACTTAGAGCTGTTCGTGGAAGTTGTACAATGCGATGTACTTCAGTATCTACCAG GGAAATATGAGAAATACTTTGATACGGTGGTGATGAATCCACCGTTCGGGACGAAACACAACGCGGGGATGGACATGAAGTTTCTGGAGGTCGCCACGAAACTCGCGTCGAACGCCGTCTACTCATTGCACAAAACGAGCACGCGTAATTACGTGCTCCAAAAAGCGGCACAGTTCGACGCGAAAGGGAAAGTCATTGCGGAACTGAGATACGACCTGCCGAAAGCGTACAAATTCCATAAAAAAGTCACTGTGGATG
- the LOC143213329 gene encoding SOSS complex subunit C-like: MAFSQSNSRELQNRKILEELQLKKQMLLKQGVAPTLNTSVALAPAGSPSNLPSTQPTDGIAMSASQRAALHSAHAASSGYFVTQDSSFGNLILPVLPRFDAK; encoded by the exons ATGGCTTTTTCACAATCGAATTCAAGAG AATTGCAAAACAGGAAAATCTTAGAGGAATTGCAACTGAAAAAGCAAATGCTGTTGAAACAAGGTGTAGCACCAACACTGAACACTTCTGTAGCACTTGCACCGGCGGGATCTCCTTCTAATTTG CCTTCGACGCAACCTACCGATGGCATTGCAATGAGCGCATCGCAAAGGGCAGCCTTGCACAGTGCCCATGCTGCATCATCGGGATACTTTGTGACTCAGGACTCCTCTTTTGGCAATTTGATTTTACCTGTTCTACCCAGATTCGATGCTAAATGA